The following proteins come from a genomic window of Cronobacter sakazakii:
- the vapB gene encoding type II toxin-antitoxin system VapB family antitoxin, with protein sequence MRTVSVFKNGQNRAIRLPRDMDFEGVSELEIIREGDSIILRPVRPTWGSFAQLDKADPDFMAERADVVSDEGRFDL encoded by the coding sequence ATGCGTACTGTGTCTGTATTTAAAAATGGCCAGAACCGGGCTATCCGGCTGCCGCGGGATATGGATTTTGAGGGCGTCAGCGAGCTGGAAATCATCCGGGAAGGCGACAGTATCATCCTGCGTCCCGTCCGCCCGACGTGGGGCTCCTTCGCGCAGCTCGACAAAGCAGATCCGGACTTTATGGCGGAGCGCGCCGACGTGGTCAGCGACGAAGGACGATTTGACCTGTGA
- a CDS encoding DUF4145 domain-containing protein, protein MQDELWFEADMYSGVFCCMAKCSRSQCREVVCCSGISRYESGWEHEKGTVYWQVFKPVNFVPALNPFTIKVECPEEISEPLAASFSVYLAQPGSAANLIRITVERLLTAIGVPERNDKGKRIVLHERLEKHLPDNYSDYASPLMAIKFLGNAGSHTLDEVKVRDIEDAFEIMEYVVNDIFSKRKESIEVLTKRLNQRFGK, encoded by the coding sequence ATGCAGGACGAGTTGTGGTTTGAGGCTGATATGTATTCTGGTGTATTTTGTTGTATGGCAAAATGCTCGCGATCCCAATGTCGGGAAGTTGTGTGCTGCTCTGGTATAAGCCGTTATGAATCTGGCTGGGAACATGAAAAGGGTACGGTATACTGGCAGGTATTCAAGCCCGTCAACTTTGTGCCAGCGCTTAACCCTTTCACAATTAAAGTTGAATGTCCGGAAGAAATCTCAGAACCGCTTGCTGCATCATTTTCGGTTTACCTGGCGCAGCCGGGTTCGGCGGCCAACCTGATTCGGATTACTGTCGAGCGTTTGCTGACAGCTATCGGCGTTCCTGAACGGAATGACAAAGGCAAAAGGATTGTTCTACATGAGCGACTCGAAAAGCATCTGCCCGACAACTATTCAGACTATGCCAGCCCGTTAATGGCGATTAAATTTCTCGGTAATGCCGGCAGTCATACACTCGACGAAGTTAAAGTAAGAGATATCGAGGATGCATTTGAGATAATGGAGTATGTTGTGAACGACATTTTCTCAAAGCGTAAAGAATCCATAGAAGTGCTGACCAAAAGACTTAATCAGAGATTCGGAAAGTAA
- a CDS encoding TraX family protein: protein MKVLSTIHKIPFRALQRMTLLNPGAVDLVKLLAMLAMLLDHFNTLFLSPLRPELYALGRAAFPLFSLIWAINVNRKPERLQFQANRLWLWAVVTQPVFMLAFRQLDPWYALNILFVFAGTTQLLAWHRQSGTCGLAAGTALLAVLAWPLSPASYGLQGEILTVGLAVIAGSASAQVRYCAGWAVFLSLVTLNGASHLATMPVATLVFATLPTCLFPWMVVTAAQQLMADKHRRWLPARFFYPVYAGHLLLAGTIVYFV from the coding sequence TTGAAGGTACTGTCAACCATTCACAAAATTCCTTTCAGAGCACTGCAGCGAATGACACTGCTGAATCCCGGAGCAGTGGATTTGGTGAAACTCCTGGCGATGCTGGCCATGCTCCTCGATCACTTCAACACGCTGTTTCTGAGCCCGCTGCGGCCGGAACTGTATGCGCTCGGCAGAGCGGCCTTCCCGTTGTTCAGTCTGATCTGGGCCATCAACGTAAACAGGAAGCCGGAACGTCTGCAGTTTCAGGCAAACCGGTTATGGCTGTGGGCAGTAGTAACCCAGCCGGTATTCATGCTGGCATTTCGCCAACTCGATCCGTGGTACGCGCTGAATATTCTCTTCGTATTTGCCGGCACAACACAACTCCTGGCCTGGCACCGACAGTCCGGAACCTGTGGCCTCGCCGCAGGTACAGCTCTGCTGGCGGTACTTGCCTGGCCATTGTCGCCGGCAAGCTATGGTCTGCAGGGCGAAATTCTGACGGTGGGGCTGGCTGTAATCGCCGGCAGCGCATCAGCGCAGGTTCGGTACTGTGCCGGCTGGGCAGTTTTCCTGTCGCTGGTAACCCTCAACGGCGCCTCACATCTTGCCACCATGCCTGTGGCGACACTTGTGTTTGCCACGTTACCGACGTGTCTTTTTCCCTGGATGGTCGTGACTGCCGCACAGCAGCTCATGGCGGACAAACACCGGCGCTGGCTTCCGGCCCGGTTCTTTTATCCGGTTTATGCGGGGCATCTCCTGCTCGCCGGAACGATAGTGTATTTTGTTTAA
- a CDS encoding type II toxin-antitoxin system VapC family toxin produces the protein MKKTYMLDTNICSFIMREQPEAVLKQLEQTVLRGHRIVVSAITYAEMRFGAIGKKASPRHAVLVEAFCARLDAVLAWDRAAVDATTEIKAALTAAGTPIGPNDTAIAGHAIAAGAVLVTNNVREFERVPGLMLEDWTK, from the coding sequence GTGAAAAAGACCTATATGCTCGATACCAATATCTGTTCATTCATCATGCGTGAACAGCCCGAAGCGGTACTGAAGCAGCTGGAGCAGACGGTACTGCGGGGACACCGGATTGTCGTCTCAGCCATTACCTATGCCGAAATGCGGTTCGGTGCCATCGGCAAAAAAGCCTCCCCGCGTCACGCGGTGCTGGTTGAGGCATTCTGTGCGCGGCTTGATGCCGTTCTGGCGTGGGACCGGGCCGCGGTGGACGCGACCACAGAAATCAAGGCGGCGCTGACCGCGGCCGGCACCCCGATAGGTCCGAATGATACGGCGATTGCCGGGCATGCCATTGCAGCCGGCGCCGTACTGGTTACCAATAATGTGCGTGAATTTGAACGTGTTCCGGGACTGATGCTGGAAGACTGGACGAAATAA